A part of Rhodamnia argentea isolate NSW1041297 chromosome 8, ASM2092103v1, whole genome shotgun sequence genomic DNA contains:
- the LOC115738159 gene encoding fasciclin-like arabinogalactan protein 11, translating to MEAGSGTPVLVRRPRTPVLVLGTQSLGLEALVPVLGFPALAPECGYIKAEPGTTLLLHQKHQLQLLHKLHGGSSLPCIDFQTFVSLSAALESSWHENDIDKEEEEEEEEDMNVCSILVFPLVLFLIVTKTLAQPSQGPPSLTKILEDAGGFEDFLRLLKTTHMAGQIATQLQNSNDGLTILVPPDPAFSSLKSGSLNSLSNKQLVQLIQFHVIPQCLSKPLFQTVSNPLRTLADGNNDGAFPLNVTVAGSELKVSTGINEATVGESLYSGNQLAVYRVDHVLLPPSIFPPPSAPAPEKPEKKQPAPLTTSSAPTKTIDGQSSLTLVLAAVLLLHGLKF from the exons ATGGAGGCTGGGTCAGGGACTCCAGTACTCGTGCGGCGCCCGCGGACTCCAGTACTCGTGCTCGGAACTCAGTCGCTTGGGCTCGAGGCGTTAGTGCCCGTGCTTGGATTCCCTGCACTTGCGCCTGAATGCGGGTACATCAAGGCTGAGCCCGGGACCACATTGCTC CTGCACCAGAAGCACCAGTTGCAGCTTCTACATAAGTTGCATGGCGGATCTTCCCTCCCCTGCATcgattttcaaacttttgtttCTCTAAGCGCTGCTCTCGAGTCTTCTTGGCACGAAAACGATAtcgataaagaagaagaagaagaagaagaagaagacatgaaCGTGTGCAGCATTCTCGTGTTTCCACTCGTGCTCTTCCTCATCGTCACCAAAACCTTGGCCCAGCCCTCCCAAGGCCCTCCAAGCCTCACCAAGATCCTCGAAGACGCTGGCGGCTTCGAGGATTTCCTCCGGCTACTCAAGACCACCCACATGGCCGGCCAAATCGCCACTCAGCTCCAGAACTCGAACGACGGCCTCACCATCTTGGTCCCACCCGACCCCGCCTTCTCGAGCCTCAAGTCCGGGTCTCTGAACAGCCTCAGCAACAAGCAACTAGTGCAGCTGATCCAGTTCCATGTCATCCCGCAGTGTCTCTCCAAGCCCTTGTTTCAGACCGTGAGCAACCCGTTGAGAACGCTGGCTGACGGCAATAACGACGGCGCGTTCCCGTTGAATGTCACTGTCGCCGGCAGTGAGCTCAAGGTGTCCACCGGCATCAATGAGGCGACCGTGGGCGAATCGTTGTACTCAGGCAATCAGCTGGCAGTTTACCGGGTGGACCATGTTCTTCTTCCTCCGAGCATCTTTCCACCACCTTCGGCGCCGGCGCCAGAGAAGCCTGAGAAGAAGCAGCCTGCCCCTTTGACGACCTCGTCTGCGCCGACGAAAACGATCGATGGCCAGAGCTCGCTGACCCTCGTATTAGCTGCTGTGCTATTGCTTCATGGCTTGAAATTTTAA